A DNA window from Acidimicrobiales bacterium contains the following coding sequences:
- a CDS encoding chloride channel protein, which translates to MAAAPTPPSRLVLLTALAAVLGAAGGGAAWVLVHLIGLLTNLALFQRWGWQAPPSTELVAGPQIVVAAVLGALAVSALARWSPVIRGHGIPEAMEAILTRQSRIAPRAALAKPLSAAIAIGTGAPFGAEGPIIVTGGSLGSLLGQVVRVSPAERKILLASGAAAGMAATFGAPLASVVLAIELLLFEFSTRAFVPLVVAASIAGGMHSLLFDEGPLFAVPPHDYAGLGVLPAFAVLGVGAGLLAVVLSRGLFTIEGWYRRLPVGEFWHPVLGAVAFAAVGLAVPRALGVGYDAIGDVLADRLTVGTIALLAGAKLVAWWFALASGTSGGTLAPILLVSAGYGGLVGHGVAALFPGLHVSPGAFAVVAMAATFGAATRATFTSIVFVFELTRDYDVILPLMLASVLADLLAAALVRDSIMTEKLTRRGLRVRTEYEVDPFGTVPVAEIMTARVDVLPATATVGDARGRFAAGGHGAYPVVDGDGRCVGIVARGDLLRTGADDGASVLEAASRDVVSVGPGDTALTVLHRMLEESIEHVPVVDAGRLVGICTRGDLLHVRRRQLEAERHQDGWGLPRRRRRIVDAAGTT; encoded by the coding sequence GTGGCCGCCGCCCCGACCCCGCCGTCCCGACTCGTCCTGCTGACCGCGCTCGCCGCCGTCCTCGGTGCCGCCGGGGGCGGCGCCGCGTGGGTGCTGGTCCACCTCATCGGCCTGCTCACCAACCTCGCGCTGTTCCAGCGGTGGGGCTGGCAGGCGCCGCCGTCCACCGAGCTGGTGGCCGGGCCCCAGATCGTGGTGGCGGCCGTGCTCGGCGCGCTGGCGGTGAGCGCGCTGGCCCGCTGGTCGCCGGTCATCCGCGGTCACGGCATCCCCGAGGCCATGGAGGCCATCCTCACCCGCCAGAGCCGCATCGCGCCCCGCGCCGCCCTGGCCAAGCCGCTGTCGGCCGCCATCGCCATCGGCACCGGGGCCCCGTTCGGCGCCGAGGGGCCGATCATCGTGACGGGAGGGTCGCTCGGCTCGCTGCTCGGCCAGGTCGTGCGCGTGTCGCCGGCCGAGCGGAAGATCCTGCTCGCCAGCGGCGCCGCCGCCGGCATGGCGGCGACGTTCGGCGCGCCGCTCGCCTCGGTCGTCCTCGCCATCGAGCTGCTGCTGTTCGAGTTCTCGACGAGGGCGTTCGTCCCGCTCGTGGTGGCGGCCAGCATCGCCGGCGGCATGCACTCGCTGCTGTTCGACGAGGGCCCGCTGTTCGCCGTGCCGCCCCACGACTACGCCGGCCTCGGCGTGCTGCCGGCCTTCGCCGTGCTCGGCGTCGGCGCCGGGCTGCTCGCCGTCGTCCTCTCCCGGGGCCTGTTCACGATCGAGGGCTGGTACCGGCGGCTCCCGGTCGGCGAGTTCTGGCACCCGGTCCTCGGGGCCGTGGCGTTCGCGGCCGTCGGGCTCGCCGTGCCGCGGGCGCTCGGCGTCGGCTACGACGCCATCGGCGACGTGCTCGCCGACCGCCTCACCGTCGGCACGATCGCCCTGCTGGCCGGGGCCAAGCTGGTCGCCTGGTGGTTCGCCCTGGCCTCGGGCACGTCGGGCGGCACCCTGGCGCCGATCCTGCTCGTGTCGGCCGGCTACGGCGGGCTCGTCGGCCACGGCGTCGCCGCCCTGTTCCCCGGGCTGCACGTGTCGCCCGGGGCGTTCGCCGTCGTCGCCATGGCGGCCACGTTCGGGGCGGCCACCAGGGCGACGTTCACCTCGATCGTGTTCGTGTTCGAGCTGACCCGCGACTACGACGTGATCCTGCCGCTGATGCTGGCGAGCGTCCTCGCCGACCTGCTCGCCGCCGCCCTCGTGCGGGACAGCATCATGACCGAGAAGCTCACCCGGCGGGGGCTGAGGGTCCGCACCGAGTACGAGGTCGACCCGTTCGGCACGGTGCCGGTGGCCGAGATCATGACGGCGCGGGTGGACGTGCTCCCGGCGACGGCGACGGTCGGCGACGCCAGGGGCCGGTTCGCGGCGGGCGGGCACGGCGCCTACCCGGTGGTCGACGGCGACGGCCGCTGCGTCGGCATCGTCGCCAGGGGCGACCTGCTGCGCACGGGCGCGGACGACGGGGCCTCCGTGCTCGAGGCGGCCAGCCGCGACGTCGTGTCCGTCGGCCCCGGCGACACCGCCCTGACCGTGCTGCACCGGATGCTCGAGGAGTCGATCGAGCACGTGCCGGTGGTCGACGCCGGCCGCCTCGTCGGCATCTGCACGCGCGGCGACCTTCTCCACGTCCGCCGGCGCCAACTCGAGGCGGAGCGCCACCAGGACGGCTGGGGGCTGCCTCGGCGGCGCCGGCGGATCGTGGACGCTGCCGGAACTACCTGA
- a CDS encoding cytochrome P450, producing MTLTEQQLIDLDDLDLPFVSFTSDEYQADPHGVWRRAREQSWLARTEIAVNVIPYKANFEMMRTRQLTTMGDTIMRIQGVLDGPMYRYWTDGLIMCMNDLRHARLRKLLFPAFTPHSVDRFRPMMREVVHRLVGEFRERGECDFVKEFSHRYPVEIMARLLGLPTDDIDVYGQWAVDIGLLFSFPVAPVADRVEKAISNLYEYAGKLIEDRRRNPGDDLLTTLIQVEEDGERLTYDELRWQVVNLTFAGHDTTKNSTTFLMRLFCEHPDQWQKLREDPGLANNAIDEGMRFDPVIPATMRTTVEDFVYDGVRFPPGTPIMLRADTSNRDPAVFEDPDVFDITRRNADKQITFGGGVHYCLGANLARAELQEALPILAEAMPDVRIVGEADWRARSSMLLGAESLPVAFR from the coding sequence ATGACCCTCACCGAGCAGCAGCTGATCGACCTGGACGACCTGGACCTGCCGTTCGTGTCGTTCACGAGCGACGAGTACCAGGCCGATCCCCACGGGGTCTGGCGGAGGGCACGCGAGCAGAGCTGGCTGGCCAGGACCGAGATCGCCGTCAACGTGATCCCGTACAAGGCCAACTTCGAGATGATGCGCACCCGCCAGCTCACGACGATGGGCGACACGATCATGCGCATCCAGGGCGTGCTCGACGGCCCGATGTACCGGTACTGGACCGACGGGCTGATCATGTGCATGAACGACCTGCGCCATGCCCGTCTGCGCAAGCTCCTGTTCCCCGCCTTCACCCCCCATTCGGTGGACCGCTTCCGGCCCATGATGCGCGAGGTCGTGCACCGGCTGGTCGGGGAGTTCCGGGAGCGGGGCGAGTGCGACTTCGTCAAGGAGTTCTCGCACCGCTACCCGGTCGAGATCATGGCCCGCCTGCTCGGCCTGCCCACCGACGACATCGACGTGTACGGCCAGTGGGCCGTCGACATCGGCCTGCTGTTCTCGTTCCCGGTGGCGCCGGTGGCCGACCGGGTGGAGAAGGCGATCTCGAACCTCTACGAGTACGCCGGCAAGCTCATCGAGGACCGGCGCCGCAACCCGGGCGACGACCTCCTCACGACCCTCATCCAGGTGGAGGAGGACGGCGAGCGCCTCACCTACGACGAGCTGCGCTGGCAGGTCGTGAACCTCACGTTCGCCGGCCACGACACCACGAAGAACTCGACCACGTTCCTGATGCGGCTGTTCTGCGAGCACCCGGACCAGTGGCAGAAGCTGCGGGAGGACCCGGGCCTCGCCAACAACGCCATCGACGAGGGCATGCGCTTCGACCCGGTGATCCCGGCCACCATGCGGACGACGGTCGAGGACTTCGTCTACGACGGGGTCCGCTTCCCGCCGGGCACCCCGATCATGCTGCGGGCGGACACGTCGAACCGCGACCCCGCGGTCTTCGAGGACCCCGACGTGTTCGACATCACCCGGCGCAACGCCGACAAGCAGATCACCTTCGGCGGCGGCGTCCACTACTGCCTCGGGGCCAACCTGGCGAGGGCCGAGCTCCAGGAGGCCCTGCCGATCCTGGCCGAGGCCATGCCCGACGTCCGCATCGTGGGCGAGGCGGACTGGCGGGCCCGCTCGTCGATGCTCCTCGGCGCCGAGTCGTTGCCGGTGGCGTTCAGGTAG
- a CDS encoding sugar ABC transporter substrate-binding protein, which yields MTRDPRRRALRLGAVLLAGVLVAAGCGGDDDDDGGGASGDGDAIQIALLLPETKTTRYETQDRPMFEAKVEELCPECEIIYSNADQDESRQQQQAEAAIANGADVMVLDPVNGQAAGAIVEQAAGQDIPVISYDRLILDTEVDYYLSFQNEEVGRLQAEALVDRLAEDGADDGTIVMINGSPDDNNASQFKAGAHSVLDESGLTIGAEYDTPDWSPDEAQQEMDQAIAQLGEDGIDGVYAANDGTAGGAIAAMEAANFSELPPVTGQDAELAAIQRILAGDQFMTVYKAIKDEAETAAELAVALGRGEDPPEGLVNDEVDNGAGMVPSVLLTPVAVTRENIADTVVADEFWSVEDICTADFADACAEAGLE from the coding sequence ATGACCCGAGACCCCAGGCGGCGAGCGCTCCGGCTCGGCGCCGTGCTGCTCGCCGGCGTGCTCGTCGCCGCCGGCTGCGGTGGCGACGACGACGACGACGGGGGCGGCGCGTCGGGCGACGGCGACGCCATCCAGATCGCCCTCCTGCTCCCCGAGACGAAGACCACCCGGTACGAGACCCAGGACCGGCCGATGTTCGAGGCCAAGGTCGAGGAGCTCTGCCCGGAGTGCGAGATCATCTACAGCAACGCCGACCAGGACGAGTCCCGCCAGCAGCAGCAGGCCGAGGCGGCCATCGCCAACGGCGCCGACGTGATGGTGCTCGACCCGGTGAACGGCCAGGCCGCCGGCGCCATCGTCGAGCAGGCCGCCGGCCAGGACATCCCGGTCATCAGCTACGACCGGCTGATCCTCGACACCGAGGTCGACTACTACCTCTCGTTCCAGAACGAGGAGGTGGGCCGGCTCCAGGCCGAGGCCCTGGTCGACCGGCTGGCCGAGGACGGGGCCGACGACGGCACCATCGTCATGATCAACGGCTCGCCGGACGACAACAACGCCTCGCAGTTCAAGGCCGGCGCCCACAGCGTGCTCGACGAGAGCGGCCTCACCATCGGCGCCGAGTACGACACGCCCGACTGGAGCCCCGACGAGGCCCAGCAGGAGATGGACCAGGCCATCGCCCAGCTCGGCGAGGACGGCATCGACGGCGTCTACGCCGCCAACGACGGCACGGCCGGCGGGGCGATCGCGGCCATGGAGGCGGCCAACTTCTCCGAGCTGCCCCCGGTCACCGGGCAGGACGCCGAGCTGGCCGCCATCCAGCGGATCCTCGCCGGCGACCAGTTCATGACCGTCTACAAGGCCATCAAGGACGAGGCCGAGACGGCCGCCGAGCTCGCCGTCGCCCTCGGCCGGGGCGAGGACCCGCCCGAGGGCCTCGTCAACGACGAGGTCGACAACGGCGCCGGCATGGTGCCGTCCGTGCTGCTCACCCCGGTCGCCGTGACGCGCGAGAACATCGCCGACACGGTCGTCGCCGACGAGTTCTGGTCCGTGGAGGACATCTGCACGGCCGACTTCGCCGACGCCTGCGCCGAGGCCGGGCTGGAGTAG
- a CDS encoding ATP-binding cassette domain-containing protein yields the protein MTPLLELRGVSKRFGAVQALTDVDFEVDAGEVVALVGDNGAGKSTLVKAIAGIHRIDDGEFRFEGRTVDVTGPKDAAALGIATVYQDLALCDNLDVVANLFLGRERRATGPTGALRWLDEATMEQEARELLARLSVSIPDVRIPVASLSGGQRQSIAVARSTMGSPKLVLLDEPTAALGVAQTRQVLDLIRRLREQGLGVLVISHNLVDVFAVADRIVVLRLGRRVATLSKEEATAETVVAAITGADRAEVHEAYEAAAS from the coding sequence GTGACCCCGCTCCTCGAGCTGCGCGGCGTCTCGAAGCGGTTCGGCGCCGTCCAGGCCCTCACCGACGTGGACTTCGAGGTGGACGCCGGCGAGGTGGTCGCCCTCGTGGGCGACAACGGCGCCGGCAAGTCCACCCTGGTGAAGGCCATCGCCGGCATCCACCGCATCGACGACGGCGAGTTCCGCTTCGAGGGGCGGACGGTCGACGTCACCGGCCCGAAGGACGCCGCTGCGCTCGGGATCGCGACCGTGTACCAGGACCTCGCGCTCTGCGACAACCTCGACGTGGTGGCCAACCTGTTCCTCGGGCGGGAGCGGCGGGCGACCGGCCCGACCGGGGCCCTCCGCTGGCTCGACGAGGCCACCATGGAGCAGGAGGCGCGGGAGCTGCTGGCCCGGCTGTCGGTCAGCATCCCCGACGTCCGCATCCCGGTCGCCTCCCTGTCGGGCGGGCAGCGGCAGTCCATCGCCGTCGCCCGCTCGACGATGGGGTCGCCCAAGCTCGTCCTCCTCGACGAGCCGACGGCGGCCCTCGGCGTGGCCCAGACCCGCCAGGTGCTCGACCTGATCCGGCGGCTGCGGGAGCAGGGGCTCGGCGTGCTCGTCATCAGCCACAACCTGGTCGACGTGTTCGCCGTGGCCGACCGCATCGTCGTCCTCCGCCTCGGCCGCCGGGTCGCCACCCTTTCCAAGGAGGAGGCGACGGCCGAGACGGTGGTGGCGGCGATCACCGGCGCCGACCGGGCCGAGGTCCACGAGGCCTACGAGGCGGCCGCCTCGTGA
- a CDS encoding MmcQ/YjbR family DNA-binding protein, with product MRRACLALPEAEERETWGHPTFRVRGKMFAAAGGEPGEESASFKADPEERAALLAEGEPWFVPAYVGRYGWLGVRLVADVDPDELAELLTTSWRLTAPKRVVARFDAAG from the coding sequence GTGCGCCGGGCCTGCCTGGCCCTCCCCGAGGCCGAGGAACGGGAGACCTGGGGCCACCCGACGTTCCGGGTGCGCGGGAAGATGTTCGCCGCCGCCGGCGGCGAGCCGGGGGAGGAGTCGGCCAGCTTCAAGGCCGACCCCGAGGAGCGGGCCGCCCTGCTGGCGGAGGGCGAGCCGTGGTTCGTGCCCGCCTACGTGGGCCGCTACGGCTGGCTCGGCGTCCGCCTCGTGGCCGACGTCGACCCCGACGAGCTGGCCGAGCTGCTCACCACCAGCTGGCGCCTGACCGCCCCGAAGCGCGTCGTCGCCCGCTTCGACGCCGCCGGCTGA
- a CDS encoding crosslink repair DNA glycosylase YcaQ family protein: MYAAQPSGPLSLLARVRRLDAAAYERLEDERHAVRIGAMRTSGYLVAVEDADLVRAATARPAAAHAWRLRDAGIGDDEHRRLRAAVLAAATEPRTTAELAAAAGTDRPLAPLLQTMAFAGELVAVRPAGLRSNAARHVATEAWLGRPFADRPAAAALAWLAGRYLAAFGPARVEDFRWWAGVPADAAAAAVAEVDTVDVGDGLRLPAGDLPAFDRLRRPRRATVDLLPKWDCWTMGYPRDGRRRFVDPDAQALMYDRDGNALGVVLADGLAAATWGLRERRGRLDVDLAWLDRPGPALASAARAAVDAAAAFLGFPGRVDVRETAG; this comes from the coding sequence GTGTACGCCGCCCAGCCGAGCGGCCCGCTGTCGCTCCTCGCCCGCGTCCGTCGCCTCGACGCGGCCGCCTACGAGCGGCTGGAGGACGAGCGCCACGCCGTGCGGATCGGCGCCATGCGGACGAGCGGGTACCTCGTGGCCGTCGAGGACGCCGACCTGGTGCGGGCGGCGACGGCCCGGCCGGCGGCGGCCCACGCCTGGCGCCTTCGCGACGCCGGCATCGGCGACGACGAGCACCGCCGGCTGCGGGCCGCCGTCCTGGCCGCCGCCACCGAGCCGCGGACCACCGCCGAGCTGGCCGCCGCGGCCGGCACCGACCGGCCGCTCGCCCCCCTGCTCCAGACGATGGCCTTCGCCGGCGAGCTGGTGGCCGTGCGCCCCGCCGGGCTGCGGTCCAACGCCGCCCGCCACGTCGCCACCGAGGCCTGGCTGGGCCGGCCCTTCGCCGACCGGCCGGCCGCCGCCGCGCTGGCCTGGCTGGCCGGGCGCTACCTCGCCGCCTTCGGCCCGGCCAGGGTCGAGGACTTCCGGTGGTGGGCCGGGGTGCCGGCCGACGCGGCGGCGGCCGCCGTCGCCGAGGTCGACACCGTGGACGTGGGCGACGGCCTCCGCCTGCCGGCCGGTGACCTGCCCGCCTTCGACCGCCTCCGCCGGCCCCGCCGGGCCACCGTCGACCTCCTGCCCAAGTGGGACTGCTGGACGATGGGCTACCCCCGCGACGGCCGCCGCCGCTTCGTCGACCCCGACGCCCAGGCCCTGATGTACGACCGGGACGGCAACGCGCTCGGCGTGGTCCTGGCCGACGGCCTGGCCGCCGCCACCTGGGGCCTCCGGGAGCGGAGGGGCCGCCTCGACGTCGACCTCGCCTGGCTCGACCGCCCCGGCCCGGCCCTGGCGTCGGCCGCCCGCGCCGCCGTCGACGCGGCGGCCGCCTTCCTCGGCTTCCCCGGCCGGGTCGACGTGCGGGAGACGGCCGGTTGA
- a CDS encoding phenylalanine 4-monooxygenase, producing MQTTTAPKVELPEDHPGFSDPAYRARRDAIAAISSSYEAGGAIPDVPYSEVENGVWRTVLTELDKLHEVYAARDFLTGVERLGLPRDRVVQLSEVTERLLETSDFRIAPVPGLVPTRTFYGSLAARTFMSTQYLRHESVPLYTPEPDVIHEIVGHGNMLANRDFADVYQLAGQASRRAETAESLDFFSRVFWFTLEFGVVWEDGELKAYGAGILSSYGEIQVFREAEIRPLDVPAMGTLEYDITKYQPVLYAADSSAHLLDTLADFFGTYDEDAYHRWMEKVPAA from the coding sequence ATGCAGACGACGACGGCGCCCAAGGTCGAGCTCCCCGAGGACCACCCCGGCTTCTCGGACCCCGCGTACCGGGCCAGGCGGGACGCCATCGCCGCCATCTCGAGCTCCTACGAGGCCGGCGGCGCCATCCCCGACGTGCCGTACAGCGAGGTCGAGAACGGCGTCTGGCGGACCGTGCTGACCGAGCTGGACAAGCTCCACGAGGTCTACGCCGCCAGGGACTTCCTCACCGGCGTCGAGCGGCTGGGGCTCCCGCGGGACCGGGTCGTCCAGCTCTCGGAGGTCACCGAGCGCCTGCTCGAGACGAGCGACTTCCGGATCGCCCCCGTCCCCGGCCTCGTGCCGACGAGGACGTTCTACGGCAGCCTGGCCGCCCGCACGTTCATGTCGACCCAGTACCTGCGCCACGAGTCGGTGCCGCTGTACACGCCGGAGCCGGACGTCATCCACGAGATCGTCGGGCACGGCAACATGCTGGCCAACCGGGACTTCGCGGACGTGTACCAGCTGGCCGGGCAGGCGTCCCGGCGGGCCGAGACCGCCGAGTCCCTCGACTTCTTCAGCCGGGTGTTCTGGTTCACCCTGGAGTTCGGGGTCGTGTGGGAGGACGGCGAGCTGAAGGCCTACGGCGCCGGGATCCTGTCGTCCTACGGCGAGATCCAGGTGTTCCGCGAGGCCGAGATCCGCCCGCTCGACGTGCCGGCCATGGGCACCCTCGAGTACGACATCACGAAGTACCAGCCCGTCCTGTACGCGGCGGACTCGTCGGCCCACCTGCTCGACACCCTGGCCGACTTCTTCGGCACCTACGACGAGGACGCCTACCACCGCTGGATGGAGAAGGTCCCGGCCGCCTGA
- a CDS encoding Lrp/AsnC family transcriptional regulator, translating to MSDNGSRRRPLDDVDRRLLVLLRQDARQTNAALAREVGMTPPAVADRLRRLEREGVITGYRVGLDVEALGYGFPVFLAVTLEHHGMETVRAFVDALAKLPEVVEIHQVTGGPDFFVKVVARDVDGYRELLMRQLAEVPGIDRVHSHIILDTLKDDEPDPA from the coding sequence GTGAGCGACAACGGGAGCCGCCGCCGGCCGCTCGACGACGTCGACCGCCGCCTGCTCGTCCTGCTCCGCCAGGACGCCCGCCAGACCAACGCCGCCCTGGCCCGGGAGGTCGGCATGACCCCGCCGGCCGTGGCCGACCGGCTCCGGCGCCTCGAGCGGGAGGGGGTGATCACCGGCTACCGGGTCGGCCTCGACGTCGAGGCCCTCGGCTACGGCTTCCCGGTGTTCCTCGCCGTCACCCTCGAGCACCACGGGATGGAGACGGTGAGGGCCTTCGTCGACGCCCTGGCCAAGCTGCCCGAGGTGGTCGAGATCCACCAGGTGACGGGCGGGCCCGACTTCTTCGTCAAGGTCGTGGCCAGGGACGTGGACGGCTACCGGGAGCTGCTCATGCGCCAGCTGGCCGAGGTGCCCGGCATCGACCGGGTCCACTCCCACATCATCCTCGACACGTTGAAGGACGACGAGCCCGACCCCGCCTAA
- a CDS encoding extracellular solute-binding protein encodes MRRFRRSRRFLALAVALALVAAACGGDDDDGGTDAAGGDEAGQEAPATPSVQAVYDELEGLEGEARTQRLIELAEAEDADLSYYTSLNVDESAPVIEAFSDAYDIDVDLYRASSSTVLQRVIQEADAGFAGADAILLNGPEMAALDDEGLLQPFESPLTEDIVPEAVFETWAGVYLNLFVAAWNTDRVDEGAAPTSWEDVLTGYDGSLAMELGDFDWFATLVQGYFMDQQGMSEEEAVDVFRQAADGARIVDGHTLMTELLAAGEYDVAASAYHHRVQRLAGEGAPITFEPAVEPIVIRPNGVGIYRDTDAPATALLFCEFMMSDAQELLVEFERTPANTTVQEGGIPEGYELLSADVDELNQQRDKWEELYAEVVAEGDGG; translated from the coding sequence GTGCGCCGGTTCCGACGCTCGAGGAGGTTCCTGGCCCTCGCCGTCGCTCTAGCCCTGGTGGCGGCGGCGTGCGGCGGCGACGACGACGACGGCGGCACGGACGCCGCCGGCGGGGACGAGGCGGGCCAGGAGGCCCCGGCCACCCCGTCGGTGCAGGCCGTGTACGACGAGCTCGAGGGGCTGGAGGGCGAGGCCCGCACCCAGCGCCTGATCGAGCTGGCCGAGGCCGAGGACGCCGACCTCAGCTACTACACGTCGCTGAACGTCGACGAGTCGGCCCCGGTGATCGAGGCGTTCTCCGACGCCTACGACATCGACGTCGACCTCTACCGGGCGTCGTCGTCGACCGTCCTCCAGCGGGTGATCCAGGAGGCCGACGCCGGGTTCGCCGGCGCCGACGCCATCCTGCTCAACGGGCCGGAGATGGCCGCGCTCGACGACGAGGGCCTGCTCCAGCCGTTCGAGAGCCCGCTCACCGAGGACATCGTCCCCGAGGCGGTGTTCGAGACCTGGGCGGGCGTCTACCTCAACCTGTTCGTCGCCGCCTGGAACACCGACCGGGTGGACGAGGGCGCCGCCCCCACCAGCTGGGAGGACGTGCTCACCGGCTACGACGGGTCGCTCGCCATGGAGCTCGGCGACTTCGACTGGTTCGCCACCCTGGTCCAGGGCTACTTCATGGACCAGCAGGGGATGAGCGAGGAGGAGGCGGTCGACGTGTTCCGCCAGGCGGCGGACGGGGCGAGGATCGTCGACGGCCACACGCTGATGACCGAGCTGCTGGCGGCGGGGGAGTACGACGTCGCCGCCTCCGCCTACCACCACCGGGTGCAGCGGCTGGCCGGCGAGGGCGCGCCGATCACCTTCGAGCCGGCCGTGGAGCCGATCGTCATCCGGCCCAACGGCGTCGGCATCTACCGCGACACCGACGCGCCGGCGACCGCGCTGCTGTTCTGCGAGTTCATGATGAGCGACGCCCAGGAGCTGCTCGTCGAGTTCGAGCGGACCCCGGCGAACACCACCGTCCAGGAGGGCGGCATCCCCGAGGGCTACGAGCTGCTCTCGGCCGACGTCGACGAGCTCAACCAGCAGCGTGACAAGTGGGAGGAGCTCTACGCCGAGGTGGTGGCCGAGGGGGACGGCGGCTAG
- a CDS encoding iron ABC transporter permease, with protein MATVALEPAAGRAGARTRLLRAVLRPQTVVLGAVVAVVAYLALVPLGFLLWNTFVDDGRLTLDAVTDAYSRAGLRPMVVSSLVFAGGSTLLAVPLGTVLAYLVVRTDLPGKGLMFAASLVPLVIPGILHTIAWIFLLSPNIGIYNDALAVLPGAPRFDVFSMGGMILVEGVHLSPLVFLLMVAAFRSMDPALEESAVMSGARLPTVVRRVTLPLVRPALYGAVLIMAIRALEAFEVPALLGIPGGIWVFTSQIWRSLRGFPPDYASAGAFAVSLLVITSAGVFAHGRLSRRGRAWQTVTGRGFRPRPIPLGRWRWPAFGLLTVWFLLVVAAPVLVLLYVSTQRYYSSPSWSTLGDASLDNYRYVFDHPQAMRALRNSFLLGVGSATGVVFFTAMAAWLVVRTKARGRWVVDNLATLPLVVPGLVMGVALLFVYLRSPVPVFGTLWILFIAYCTRYLPYGMRYSTGSMYQVAGELEESAQVCGATWWQTFRRIDLPLVMPGLVAGWIYIVLVSVRELSSSILLYSPGNEVLSVLIWEQWENGQFTELAALGVVMVAGLLVLVMVARRLGASVGLREA; from the coding sequence GTGGCGACGGTCGCGCTGGAGCCGGCGGCCGGCCGGGCCGGCGCCCGCACCCGCCTGCTGCGGGCCGTCCTCCGCCCGCAGACCGTCGTGCTGGGCGCGGTGGTGGCGGTGGTCGCCTACCTCGCGCTCGTCCCGCTCGGGTTCCTGCTCTGGAACACGTTCGTGGACGACGGCCGGCTGACCCTCGACGCCGTCACCGACGCCTACTCCCGGGCCGGGCTGCGCCCGATGGTGGTCAGCTCGCTGGTGTTCGCCGGCGGGTCGACCCTGCTCGCCGTCCCCCTCGGCACCGTCCTCGCCTACCTCGTCGTCCGCACCGACCTGCCGGGCAAGGGCCTGATGTTCGCGGCGTCGCTGGTGCCGCTCGTCATCCCCGGGATCCTCCACACGATCGCCTGGATCTTCCTGCTCAGCCCGAACATCGGCATCTACAACGACGCGCTCGCCGTCCTACCGGGGGCGCCCCGCTTCGACGTCTTCTCGATGGGCGGGATGATCCTCGTCGAGGGCGTCCACCTGTCGCCGCTGGTCTTCCTGCTGATGGTGGCCGCCTTCCGGTCGATGGACCCGGCGCTCGAGGAGTCGGCGGTGATGAGCGGCGCCCGGCTGCCGACGGTCGTGCGCCGCGTCACCCTCCCGCTCGTCCGCCCCGCGCTCTACGGCGCCGTGCTGATCATGGCGATCAGGGCGCTCGAGGCCTTCGAGGTGCCGGCCCTGCTCGGCATCCCCGGCGGCATCTGGGTGTTCACCTCCCAGATCTGGCGGTCGCTGCGGGGCTTCCCGCCCGACTACGCCTCGGCCGGCGCCTTCGCCGTCTCGCTCCTCGTCATCACCTCGGCCGGGGTGTTCGCCCACGGCCGGCTGTCCCGGCGGGGGCGGGCCTGGCAGACGGTGACCGGGCGGGGGTTCCGGCCCCGGCCCATCCCGCTCGGCCGGTGGCGGTGGCCGGCGTTCGGGCTGCTGACCGTGTGGTTCCTGCTCGTCGTCGCCGCGCCGGTGCTGGTCCTGCTGTACGTGTCGACCCAGCGGTACTACTCGTCGCCGTCGTGGTCGACGCTCGGCGACGCCAGCCTCGACAACTACCGCTACGTGTTCGACCACCCGCAGGCCATGCGGGCCCTGCGCAACTCGTTCCTGCTCGGCGTCGGCTCGGCCACCGGCGTCGTGTTCTTCACGGCGATGGCGGCGTGGCTCGTGGTCCGCACGAAGGCGCGGGGGCGGTGGGTCGTCGACAACCTGGCCACCCTGCCCCTCGTCGTGCCCGGCCTGGTGATGGGCGTCGCCCTGCTGTTCGTGTACCTGCGGTCGCCGGTGCCGGTGTTCGGCACGCTCTGGATCCTGTTCATCGCCTACTGCACCCGGTACCTGCCCTACGGGATGCGGTACTCGACCGGGTCGATGTACCAGGTGGCCGGCGAGCTCGAGGAGTCGGCCCAGGTGTGCGGGGCGACGTGGTGGCAGACGTTCCGGCGGATCGACCTGCCCCTCGTCATGCCCGGCCTCGTCGCCGGCTGGATCTACATCGTGCTCGTGTCCGTGCGGGAGCTGTCGAGCTCGATCCTGCTCTACTCGCCGGGCAACGAGGTGCTGTCGGTCCTCATCTGGGAGCAGTGGGAGAACGGCCAGTTCACCGAGCTGGCCGCCCTCGGCGTCGTGATGGTGGCCGGCCTGCTGGTGCTCGTCATGGTGGCGCGGCGGCTGGGCGCGTCCGTGGGGCTGCGGGAGGCGTGA